The Paenibacillus swuensis genome contains the following window.
TGGAATCAAGAAAGCGGGGAGCAGGACGAAGTTGTTATGTCTCCGGATGAACTTCAGAAAAAGAAGGACAGTCTGAGCTTTGAAGAGAAGGCCAAGGTGTTCGAGCTCATGCAGAAAAAGCTGCCGCCCGAAGAGATGCAGCGCATTTCCGGATTCATGGAAGACGGCATCACGGAAGCGGAGCTGGGCAGTGTGAAAGAGCTGTTGGCCAAATATTTCACAGACGCCGAATATGCGGAATTGATCGTGGTTTTTGGCGGGTAGACTGGGGATTTTCCTCTTCTTGGATCGAACGGAGCGGCCCTTGTAAGGTTGCCGTGCCGACAGAGGCTGTGGTAAAGTAGTCAAAGTGAACCGCTGACGACAGGTAAATAACCCGAGATCCGGTTTTTTTCATTTTACTTACTACAATCACAGCAATGAGCTTACAAGGAGAGAGATATGTCCGTATTCAAAGGAAACCGTTGGCTGAAACGTCTGCAGAAGCGCACCGAGCAACAAGCGCAACCCGCGGAAACATCCGCTGACAGCAACAATGAACACAAGGCTCCTTCCCGCAAGAAATGGGTTGCGGCCACCGGAGCGGCAGGATTGATCGCTTTAGGATTTATGCTCAGTAATCAATACGTGAAAGCTAACACGACAGAAGTGTTCCACGTTTCCGTAGCAGGTAAACAAGCCGGCATTGTGAATGACAAGAAGCTGGTCGAGCGCTGGGTCAGCACACGCAACGCAGCCCTTCGGAAGCAGCATCCGAATGTAAATATTGCGCTAAACCGCGGCGACATTGCCGTGAAAAGCGAGAAAGTTTATAAAGCAACCTATGATAATACCAAGGCGCTGTCCCGATTGGACCAGATGTTGAAGCCGGCAGTGCAGGGCGTTCAGGTGAAGGTAAACGGGAAGGTTATCGGAACCGTGAAGGATGAGCAAACCGCGCAGTATGTCATTCGCAGATTACATAGTAAATATGTGCCGGTCCACCTGGCTAAACAAGCGTCTCAGCCGAGGCTGCAATTAGCCTCCTTGAGCGCGACCAGAGCAACCCCTGCGATCGGGCGTACGGTGAAGTACGTCAAGGTGATGGAGCAGGTTGACACCACCAACGTGATGACGTCTGACCCGGAGCAAATTACGGATGCGGGCACCGTGCTGAAACAAATGTTTGGCGGCACCGCCAAGCAGGTGAAATACACGGTTAAGGAAAACGACTGTGTGGGCTGTATCGCTAACCGGTTCGATATTCCGAAGGAACAATTGTACCGCAATAACCCCTGGATCGTGGATGATATGATTAAAGTCGGCGATGTGCTGGACCTCACGGTGAACAAGCCGGCCATCAACGTGAAGACGATTGAACAGGTGGTCGAACGCCACGATATCGCGCACAGCGTAGTTTATGTGTACGACAAGTCGCTTAAGGCGGGTAAGATGAAACGCGTGCAACCCGGTCAGGACGGCTCCAAAAAAGTCATCTACAAACTGACGAAGTTGAACGGTATGCTTTTGGACGAAGAAATTGTGGGACAGGTCGTCGAGAGCAAGTCGATACCCGAAATCATTCGTAAAGGTACGAAAGTCGTGATCGAAGACGGCACAGGCGTATTCGCATACCCGGTGTCCGGCGCTCGGCTGACCAGCACCTACGGTCATCGCTGGGGCCGACAGCATAAAGGCATCGATCTCGTAGGCAGCTCCACCGTGAAAGCCGCCGATAACGGCCGGGTCACTTTCGCAGGCGTGAAGAGCGGTTACGGCAACGTTGTCATCATAGATCACAATAATGGCTATGAGACGCTCTACGGACACCTAAAGAGCATTAGCGTTTCTGAAGGAGCCAAGGTTGGAAAAGGCAGCAAAATCGGCGTAATGGGCAATACAGGCCGCTCGACGGGCGTGCATTTACACTTTGAAGTTTACAAGAACGGCGCTGTGAAAAACCCGCTGAGCTATTTATAAATTTGAATCATTCCCACGAACGCCGCGGCTTGAAATAAGCCGCGGCGTTTCTCGTTTTTTGCCATGAAAACTGGTACAATTAATAGAAAGGGCGGTGAGTGCGAGATGTACGGCAAAATCCTCGTAGTAGACGACGAACAACCGATAGCGGATATCCTCAAATTCAACTTGGAGAAGGAAGGTTATCAGGTCATTTGCGCTTTTGACGGCGGTGAAGCGGTGGAGCTTGCATTCCGTGAAGAGCCCGATCTCATTCTGCTGGATCTCATGTTACCTGTGAAAGACGGGATGGATGTATGCAGAGAAGTGCGCAGCAAGATGGACATTCCGATTATTATGCTGACCGCCAAAGATTCCGAGATTGATAAAGTGCTAGGTTTGGAGCTTGGAGCGGATGACTACGTAACGAAGCCTTTCGGCACGCGGGAACTGCTGGCAAGAGTGAAAGCCCACCTGCGCCGCCAGAACAAGAACAACACGGCTGCGCCGGAAGAAGCCTCAGGGCAACCGGTGAACGGTTTGCGGGTGCATCAGCTGCTGATCGATACGGATATGTATGTAGTATATAAAGAAGGCGAAGCGCTGGATTTGACCCACAGAGAATATGAGCTGCTCTATTATATGGCCAAAAATTCTAGTAAAGTCATGACCCGGGAGCATTTATTGCAAGCGGTGTGGGGCTTTGAATACTTCGGTGACGTGCGGACTGTGGACGTTACGATTCGCCGGTTGAGAGAGAAGATCGAAGACGATCCCAGCAAACCGGAGTACATTACGACAAGAAGAGGTCTGGGGTACATGATGCGCAGCCCTAAAGCAGGAGGATTCTGATGAAAGGCCTTCGGTTCCTGCAGACGATTCAGCTGAAGCTGATTATTATTTATGTTTTGCTGATCTTGATCGCGATGCAGTTGATTGGGGTGTACTTCGTATCTACGTTGAAAAATTCCCTGATCGACAACTTTACGAGAGAATTGACCAAGCAAGCCGATTTCCTGTCGGTGTATGTAGGACCCAAGATTGCCGAAAGCCTCGGCGAGGACAAGACCAAGAAGCTGCCTGCCGCCAAGAAGAATGAGGGGCTGAACCCTTATGTGCAGGACCTGCTGAGCATCGGTGAGGCCGAAATTCAGGTGATCGATACGAACGGGATCGTCATCGCGGTGTCCAAGCAAACCCAGCAAGCTTATATCGGCCAAAAGGTGACGAAAACCCTGGTCAGCCGCGCGCTTCAAGGGATCGAGGACAACGAAGAGGAGATCGTGGACAGCGACAACATCCGCAAGAAGGTTATTGCGAAGCCGGCCATGGACGAAAGCGGGCGGATTGTCGGCGCGGTGTACCTGGAAGCCTCGATGAAGAACCTGTACGAGGATATGGATGACATCAACCGAATCTTCATCTCCGGTACCATCTTCGCCCTCGTACTGACCGCGTTGCTCGGTATTGTGCTGTCCCATATGATTACGAACCCAATCAAGGAAATCACCAAGCAGGCGACCGCCGTGGCCGAGGGGAACTTCGACCAGAAGGTCAACATCCTCGGCAGCGACGAGATCGGCCAGCTTGGCGAAGCCTTTAACTATATGACGAACCGGCTGCAAGAGGCGCTGTCGATCAACGAGGAAGAGAAGGAGAAGCTCTCCTCCATTCTGGCCAACTTGTCCGACGGCGTGGTCGCTACCGATACGCTCGGGCAAGTCATCCTGATGAACCGGCGCGCGATGCAGATGCTGAAGGTGGCGCCAGGCCGCGTTGAAGGCACCCGGCTGGCCGGCCTGCTGGGTATGGCGCCGGAAGCGATGCGCCCCTTCTTGCAGGGAAACCGTTCCACGGTGCCTCTGGAGCTGCACCCGGAGGAAGAGCCGCTGCTCGTGCGCGTCACGTTCACGCCGATCCAGAGCCGCGAGAAAGGCGTGACCGGCTCCATCGCGGTGCTGCAGGACGTCACGGAGCAGGAAGAGCTGGAGCAGTCCCGCCGCGAGTTTGTCGCGAACGTATCGCATGAGCTGCGGACGCCGCTCACGACGATCAAGAGCTACCTCGAGGCGCTGGATGACGGCGCCATGGAGGATGCGACGCTCGCGAAGCGATTTATCGGCGTGACGCGCAACGAGACGGAGCGGATGATCCGCCTGGTGACGGATCTGCTGCATCTGTCCCGGCTCGACTCCAGCAAATCCGCCATTCAGCGCGAAGAGACGAATGTGCTCGAGATGCTGGAGGAGGTCGCCGACCGCTTCGCCTTCCAGCTGAAGCAGAAGTCCATCAGACTTCGCGTCATTCGGGGCGAGGGCGTGGAGCGGGCGCGGATCGACCGCGATCAGGTCGATCAGGTGTTGGACAATCTCGTGTCCAACGCGATCAAGTATATGCCGGACGGCGGTCAGATCGAGCTGTCCGCGCGCAAACCCGATGCGGCTACCGTGGAAATCGCGGTAAAAGATACCGGCATCGGCATCCCCAAGAAAGATCTGGGGCGAATATTCGACAGGTTCTACCGTGTCGACAAAGCCCGTTCCCGCAACATGGGCGGCACCGGTCTCGGGCTGTCTATTGCCCGGGAAATTGTCAAAGCCCACGGCGGCACGATCGCATTGGAGTCCGAGATTAATCAGGGCACCAAAGTAAGCTTCACGCTTCCGGTCGGTACGGAAGGGAGCGAGTCGAACGCATGAGAGAGAAAATCAAGTCAGCGCTGCTAATATTACTTGTGGGGATGAGTCTGCTGCAAAGTTATTTTCTGGCCTACAACATCCCCGACTTTAACATAACGAACGAAGCTGAAAGCAGTTATATCCAGACGGACCTCAAAGGAACCGAGGAAACCGTAGGCAATTTGTTGCAGCCGGAGCAGATGATTCTGCACTTCGGGGAAAATCGACATACCCTGCTGTATCCCGAGACGCAGTTCTACGATCTCATTTTTCAACGGCTCAAAGGGAGAACGTTTGACGGGTTTCAACGGCTGTCGTCCATCCGTGTCGACTGGAAAGAAGTACGCGCCGATTTCAAAGGGGTCGAAATCCGTTTTAATCAGGGAATTCCCATGAATCTCCTATCCCAAATGATGCAAATTCAGGGCGAAATCGCTCTGGAATCTGATACAATTAACCGTATATGGATTTTTATGAACAACAACAAGGAAGATGATGTGCGCACGCTGTTTGGGAACGAAGAAGGGACCTTTATCTACGAATCTACCAAAGCCGATTTAACGGTGAAAGACCTGGAGGAGTTCGTGGGTTTCGGCGAGTACCAGACCCCATATACATGGGAGATCGGCGATTATTACTTGCCAACGGAGCCTGTGAAGATCGTGAAGTACCGGTTGCCTTATGAGGAGTTTACGCCCGAGCAGATGCAGAAGAGTCTGTTCCCGGATCCCGAGACGACGCGCGCGTTGCCGGAGCAGGACGGTTCAGTGATCTATACGGATAGCAAAAGAGGGCTCAGGGTCAAGACAGCCACCAAGTGGATTTCCTACACAGATCCGATCGCGCCGGTGGACAGTCGTAACGATATCCCGCAGAACCTCGTTGCTTCCGTCCAGTTCGTGAACCGCCACGGCGGATGGAACGGCAAGTTCCTGCTCCGGGACACCGCGGGAAATGACAATATGGGAGACGGCAATGAGTTTGTGTTCCAACAGTACTACGGCTCGTATCCGATCGTGTCCGACGAGAAGACGGACTTCGGGTATATGCGTCTGAACGCGCAAAAGGGCGTAGTTTCAGCCTACGAACGCTCTCTGCTGACGATGGAGAGTCCTGTCGTCGAGAAGATGCAGATGACGCTGGTCGGGGGCGATGTGTTGAAGAATCGTATGCTTCAGCAACCGACCGCATCGCCGGTGCGATTCGTGTACCCGGCCTATGTGCCGCGGTTGACGAAAGAGTTCATAGAGTTGACACCCGCATGGGTCGTGGAATCGCCGGACGGAACCCGGCACATCTTACGTTAGGAGGCGAGCGGGATGGATTGGGGAAGAGCCAAGACCGTATTGATTCTATCTTTTCTTCTGCTGAACGTCCTGCTCGGCTTCCAGCTGTGGAATGATTACAAGGAAACCGGGCCCGCCACCGCTTTTGACGGATTGACCGAGGAAACTCGCGCGGTGATGCAGGAAAAGAAGATCCGGATGGATACGAATGCGAAGATACCGAAAGGGACGCCAAGCCTTCAGACGACGGTGAGTTTCAATCAAACGCTGAACTCGGCGGAACGCGTCCCCTTGGTGCCACCGGTGGAAAGCAAAGCGGTGCTGCTGTCCCGCAACAACTTCGAGGAGAAGTTCAAAGACCGGATTGATCAGGCGGAAGATTATGAGCTGGACCCGATTACGAGTTCGGGGAAGGTGTTTATTTTGCATCAGATGTACGGAGGGTATCCTCTCTTTGAAATGACGCTAAAGCTGTATTACGAGAATCAACAGATTAACGCGTTTCAACAAAGCTATGCTCAAACCCCTTCGGGGGCGGAGGAAAAGGAACAGCCGGTGCTGCCCGCCTACACGGTTTTGGGAATTCTGGTAAAGAATCATCTGCAGAACGGGGCCGTTATCCAGGATGTGCGGCTCGGCTACCACGGGCAATCCTACAACTCTCAGGTGCAGGTGTTTGCGCCGTATTGGCGGGTTGCGATTGAGGGCGACAAGATTTTCTATGTGCACGCGATTAACGGTGCCGTTGAGGATCCGTCGCAGGAGGAGAAGCAAATATGGGAATAAGATTCAGCGTATTATCCAGCGGCTCGACGGGGAACGCCACGATTGTGGAGACGGAAGACGCGAAGCTGTTGGTGGATGTGGGCTTTAGCGCGAAGAAGATGGATCAGTTGTTGGCGGAGCGGGATGTATCGGCCGCGGATCTGGACGGGATTCTGGTGACGCACGAACATTCCGATCATATTAAGGGACTGGGCGCTTTTGCCCGAAAGCACGATCTCCCGATCTACGCCAATGAGAAAACTTGGGAAGAATTGAATCGGCAGTGCGGCGCGATTGCGGAAGCGAATGTGCAGGTGCTGGAAACAGGCGGCGTGCGCGACTTCGGTTCCCTGCAGGTCGAGTCCTTCGGGATCTCGCATGATGCGGCCGAGCCGGTAGGGTACACGTTCCATCAGGGTGAAGAGAAGCTAAGCCTGGCCACGGATCTCGGGTATATGAGCACCAAGGTGAAAGAGAAGATTATCGACTCCGATGTGCTCGTGCTGGAATCCAACCATGATGTGGGCATGCTCCGTATGGGGAAATATCCGTGGAACATCAAGAGGCGTATCCTGAGCGACATCGGTCATTTATCCAATGAGGCGGCAGGCGATGCGCTGGGCGAGTTGTTATCGGGACGTACGCGACGCGTTTATTTGGCTCATTTGAGCAGAGATCATAATATGATGGATTTGGCCAAACTGACCGTGAATAACATATTAGAAGAGCAAGGTATTCGGGTGTCCGACAAGGAAGTGACGCTGATGGATACGTTCTACGACAGGCCTACGCCGTGGGATAAGGTGGGTCAAAAGTAAGACGGTCCAGCGAGTTGGCTTTAGTGTAGATTTCGGCTTGGGTGAGGATTCCTTTTTCTATTAAAAGCTCCGTCAGGGCCTGTAGCACAATCATGTTCTGGTAATGAGAGTCTTTCAAATCGGCAAGCTTGGCAATGAGCTGGACTTCCTGAAGATGAGATTGGGCACGGTTCATTTACATTTCCCCTTTATGGCAGTATAGTTATTTTATAAGGAAAAAGTTGGGTATTGGAAGTTGCTAGTATTAATCTATTATAGTCATAGGGTTTAGAAATCATTCCTATGGAGTGAATAAATAGAGATAGAGGCTTGTAAGTGTCGGAAGTTGGCAAGTGGCCCACCCGAGGGGAGAGAATGGCTGTGAGTTTTTTTGATGATGATTTTTTTACGACGAACGTTCCCGTCCGGGAGCGGCTCGCGCGTTCCATTAGAAGCAAGACGTCCGGAGTCCCAATCTGGGCGGTTGTCGCTGTAACTTGCGCGTTGAGTGTGAGTATTACGGCTTTCACGGTGTCTTCGTTTGGGGATGACGGAAGCGGGAGCGGGTCAGTAATCGCAGGATCGGAGCGGTTGGCGGTAGCAGGGAATGATCGAATTATCCGCGCGGCGGCCAAGGTGAACAGCTCGGTCGTGAGTGTCATCAACAAGCAGAACACGTTTACGGAGGATGGCGAAGATATCGGCGGCGGCGAGTCCGCGCTGGGATCCGGCGTTATTTTCTACAAAGAGGGCAAGATTGCCCGAATCATCACGAACAGCCATGTGGTGGAAAACTCGGCGGAATTAGAGGTCATTCTATCCGATGGGAAGCAGAAGAAAGCGAAATTAATCGGTCAGGATCCGATTACGGATCTGGCCGTGCTTGAAGTCGACAGTGAAGGCATTAAATCGGTGGCGGAGCTTGGAAACTCCGAGCAGCTGCAGATCGGGGAATGGGTCATCGCGATTGGAAATCCGTTGGGGCTGGGTTACTCGCAGTCGATAACGTTCGGCATTGTGAGCTCCACGCACCGGGTGTTGCCGATTTCATTGGGGAACGACGGAAGTTACGATTGGGAGCAAGAAGTGATTCAGACGGACGCGGCGATTAACCAGGGGAACAGCGGCGGGGCTCTTGTGAACCTGGAGGGCAAAATCGTCGGCATCAACTCGATGAAAGTGTCCGATATGGGCGTGGAAGGGCTTGGTTTTGCGATTCCGATTAATGATGCGATGCCGATTGTGAACGAGCTGATTGAGAAGGGGAAGATTGATCGTCCTTATTTGGGCGTGTCCTCCATTGATCTGGCGAACTATCTGGGCGAAGATGGCAGCGGCGAATCGCCGGAAGAAGTACTAAAACTGCCCGAAGAAGTGCAAAATGGTATTATCGTGCTTGAAGCTCAAGGCCCCGCGCTGAAAGCGGGCTTGCAGTTTAACGATGTCATCGTGAAGCTGGATGAGCTGGAGATTACCTCGGAGCTCGATTTGCGCAAGTACTTGTACACGGAGAAGTCCATTGGCGATACGGTGAAGTTATCGTATTACCGGGACGGGAAGCTGAAGGTCGTGGACGTGGTGCTGGAAAGTCGGAAGGACGAGGAGTAAGGTGCGGTGAGCAGGTGGCTGCTGCGGGCGGTGAGGGAATCACCGTAGGTTTATGCCGCTGGCCGCGGTAACGATTATTTTTACACATCATATGACTTGCTAAAAGAGAGGTAACTTACATGTTTGTGGTTTGCAAAGATCATTTGGAGTTAGCTATCGATAAATTCGTTGACGAATATGAAGATGCGCCAGACTTGGTGAACTTGGAGGATGCTCATTTCAACGCTTGGGAGCCTCCGTCCCATTGTGATCAGTGTGCGCAGAAGGGTCAGTTTTTAGTAGTGTAGGGAGGGCTGCGGCTCTCCTTTTTTGTTGGGATGGGGCGGGTGCTGGTATGGGTGCAAGTGCAGTGCAAGTGCAGTGCAAGTGCAGGTGCAAGTGCAAGTGCGAGTGCGAGTGCGAGTGCGAGTGCGAGTGCGAGTGCGAGTTGCTGGTGCCAGTACGGCTAAGGAATCGTGGTAACACTATTTGGACATTTTGGGCGGAGTTTCAGTTCTAAGGAATCGTGATATCACTATGGTGGGCGAAACCGTGGTTTTGGAGTACATATGGGTGGAATAGCGTTAGTAGGATTCGTTACATTTTTAAAGTGGGCTGAAATGGCTAATTAGCGTTATAGGGATTCGTCCCTCGTATTTAAGGGGTTTTCTCATAAATCCTCACTCATTCGCAGGATATCATCGCTTTGAACAAACCAACATTGTAGGAATATGGGGCGATCAGCCTCGAAACATGAACTTGGGCATGCAGGAATAGAAGTCACGAATAGTGTTTCCATATAGTGCACACTCCACTTGTCCCTTGGAGGCTTACCCTCCCATGTCTCAACGGGTCACTGCCCTTACATTCCTTCGTTATGCCTGTCCAAGGCGTGGAGACCAGTCGCGTTTAGAAGATGGGTCAAAGCCCTTACGAATCCCACACTTGGTTCTCTATGCATTGTAAGATCCTGCGAATGAGTCAATATTCATAGTGTTGCGTGTTCGTGAATTAGGCTACTGCTTGGAAATGTAAATCCGAACGGTACGACTCACCGCGCTGAATCATGCCCACGATCATACGGGCAAGCTTGCCAATGAGTTTAAACACCGACACCATTTTCTTCATCCCTTTGACTTTAACATTGTGTTCATGAAACCTTTTAAAGTCCGGGTGCTGTCGGATCAGGCATAGCACTGCTAAAAAGAAATGTTTTCTTAAGGTTGCGTCTCCGCGTTTGGAAAGTTTAATTTGACCCTTATGCCTGCCGGATGTTGACTCCGCTAAATTAAGACCGGCTCGCCGCAGGAGTTGCTGTCCATGAGCATAAAGGCGAAGATCGCCCGCGCAGCCTATTATTGTTGCAATGGTCATGGAACCAAGCCCGTGAATGCTCTGGAGCTGTTCCGTAAGGGGCAGAGACTCTAGCAACGTCTCCATGTGGAGTTCTATGGCATCAAGCGCGGCTACAGCTTCATCATACGCTTTCAACAAGCATTTTATTTCTAGGCGAGCTTCTTCAGGGACATTCGCTTTACCAATACTTCTCTGAGCAACGGACAGGAGTTCTGTCGCCTTGGCTACGCCACTTACACCTCCGACTCGCTTCATTCCTTGCTCGCGCCATGTATCTAATATCTGATCCGCCGAAATGTTTACCAGGTCAGAAGGCAAGGGATAAATACGGAGCGTGGCCAGTGAACGGAGGCGAGTCCAGTCGGGAAACACTTGACTGAACTCCGGGAAGTACAGGTCGATCCAACGCGTGATGCGATTTTTGTAAGTGACGGATTGCTTTACCCAGAACTCTCGCTGACTTACCATAGCCTTCATTTGTTCAAACGTGTCAGCTTGCGGGTTGTACTCCGTATAGTATCCTCTGCTGACCACATCGGCGATGACCAATGCGTCTTTAGGGTCGTTCTTGGAAGGGCTGTTGTCGCGGTTTTCCTTG
Protein-coding sequences here:
- a CDS encoding M23 family metallopeptidase; amino-acid sequence: MSVFKGNRWLKRLQKRTEQQAQPAETSADSNNEHKAPSRKKWVAATGAAGLIALGFMLSNQYVKANTTEVFHVSVAGKQAGIVNDKKLVERWVSTRNAALRKQHPNVNIALNRGDIAVKSEKVYKATYDNTKALSRLDQMLKPAVQGVQVKVNGKVIGTVKDEQTAQYVIRRLHSKYVPVHLAKQASQPRLQLASLSATRATPAIGRTVKYVKVMEQVDTTNVMTSDPEQITDAGTVLKQMFGGTAKQVKYTVKENDCVGCIANRFDIPKEQLYRNNPWIVDDMIKVGDVLDLTVNKPAINVKTIEQVVERHDIAHSVVYVYDKSLKAGKMKRVQPGQDGSKKVIYKLTKLNGMLLDEEIVGQVVESKSIPEIIRKGTKVVIEDGTGVFAYPVSGARLTSTYGHRWGRQHKGIDLVGSSTVKAADNGRVTFAGVKSGYGNVVIIDHNNGYETLYGHLKSISVSEGAKVGKGSKIGVMGNTGRSTGVHLHFEVYKNGAVKNPLSYL
- the yycF gene encoding response regulator YycF, whose protein sequence is MYGKILVVDDEQPIADILKFNLEKEGYQVICAFDGGEAVELAFREEPDLILLDLMLPVKDGMDVCREVRSKMDIPIIMLTAKDSEIDKVLGLELGADDYVTKPFGTRELLARVKAHLRRQNKNNTAAPEEASGQPVNGLRVHQLLIDTDMYVVYKEGEALDLTHREYELLYYMAKNSSKVMTREHLLQAVWGFEYFGDVRTVDVTIRRLREKIEDDPSKPEYITTRRGLGYMMRSPKAGGF
- the walK gene encoding cell wall metabolism sensor histidine kinase WalK, which gives rise to MKGLRFLQTIQLKLIIIYVLLILIAMQLIGVYFVSTLKNSLIDNFTRELTKQADFLSVYVGPKIAESLGEDKTKKLPAAKKNEGLNPYVQDLLSIGEAEIQVIDTNGIVIAVSKQTQQAYIGQKVTKTLVSRALQGIEDNEEEIVDSDNIRKKVIAKPAMDESGRIVGAVYLEASMKNLYEDMDDINRIFISGTIFALVLTALLGIVLSHMITNPIKEITKQATAVAEGNFDQKVNILGSDEIGQLGEAFNYMTNRLQEALSINEEEKEKLSSILANLSDGVVATDTLGQVILMNRRAMQMLKVAPGRVEGTRLAGLLGMAPEAMRPFLQGNRSTVPLELHPEEEPLLVRVTFTPIQSREKGVTGSIAVLQDVTEQEELEQSRREFVANVSHELRTPLTTIKSYLEALDDGAMEDATLAKRFIGVTRNETERMIRLVTDLLHLSRLDSSKSAIQREETNVLEMLEEVADRFAFQLKQKSIRLRVIRGEGVERARIDRDQVDQVLDNLVSNAIKYMPDGGQIELSARKPDAATVEIAVKDTGIGIPKKDLGRIFDRFYRVDKARSRNMGGTGLGLSIAREIVKAHGGTIALESEINQGTKVSFTLPVGTEGSESNA
- a CDS encoding YycH family regulatory protein gives rise to the protein MREKIKSALLILLVGMSLLQSYFLAYNIPDFNITNEAESSYIQTDLKGTEETVGNLLQPEQMILHFGENRHTLLYPETQFYDLIFQRLKGRTFDGFQRLSSIRVDWKEVRADFKGVEIRFNQGIPMNLLSQMMQIQGEIALESDTINRIWIFMNNNKEDDVRTLFGNEEGTFIYESTKADLTVKDLEEFVGFGEYQTPYTWEIGDYYLPTEPVKIVKYRLPYEEFTPEQMQKSLFPDPETTRALPEQDGSVIYTDSKRGLRVKTATKWISYTDPIAPVDSRNDIPQNLVASVQFVNRHGGWNGKFLLRDTAGNDNMGDGNEFVFQQYYGSYPIVSDEKTDFGYMRLNAQKGVVSAYERSLLTMESPVVEKMQMTLVGGDVLKNRMLQQPTASPVRFVYPAYVPRLTKEFIELTPAWVVESPDGTRHILR
- the yycI gene encoding two-component system regulatory protein YycI; this translates as MDWGRAKTVLILSFLLLNVLLGFQLWNDYKETGPATAFDGLTEETRAVMQEKKIRMDTNAKIPKGTPSLQTTVSFNQTLNSAERVPLVPPVESKAVLLSRNNFEEKFKDRIDQAEDYELDPITSSGKVFILHQMYGGYPLFEMTLKLYYENQQINAFQQSYAQTPSGAEEKEQPVLPAYTVLGILVKNHLQNGAVIQDVRLGYHGQSYNSQVQVFAPYWRVAIEGDKIFYVHAINGAVEDPSQEEKQIWE
- a CDS encoding MBL fold metallo-hydrolase, translated to MGIRFSVLSSGSTGNATIVETEDAKLLVDVGFSAKKMDQLLAERDVSAADLDGILVTHEHSDHIKGLGAFARKHDLPIYANEKTWEELNRQCGAIAEANVQVLETGGVRDFGSLQVESFGISHDAAEPVGYTFHQGEEKLSLATDLGYMSTKVKEKIIDSDVLVLESNHDVGMLRMGKYPWNIKRRILSDIGHLSNEAAGDALGELLSGRTRRVYLAHLSRDHNMMDLAKLTVNNILEEQGIRVSDKEVTLMDTFYDRPTPWDKVGQK
- a CDS encoding S1C family serine protease — its product is MSFFDDDFFTTNVPVRERLARSIRSKTSGVPIWAVVAVTCALSVSITAFTVSSFGDDGSGSGSVIAGSERLAVAGNDRIIRAAAKVNSSVVSVINKQNTFTEDGEDIGGGESALGSGVIFYKEGKIARIITNSHVVENSAELEVILSDGKQKKAKLIGQDPITDLAVLEVDSEGIKSVAELGNSEQLQIGEWVIAIGNPLGLGYSQSITFGIVSSTHRVLPISLGNDGSYDWEQEVIQTDAAINQGNSGGALVNLEGKIVGINSMKVSDMGVEGLGFAIPINDAMPIVNELIEKGKIDRPYLGVSSIDLANYLGEDGSGESPEEVLKLPEEVQNGIIVLEAQGPALKAGLQFNDVIVKLDELEITSELDLRKYLYTEKSIGDTVKLSYYRDGKLKVVDVVLESRKDEE
- a CDS encoding CxxH/CxxC protein encodes the protein MFVVCKDHLELAIDKFVDEYEDAPDLVNLEDAHFNAWEPPSHCDQCAQKGQFLVV
- a CDS encoding IS110 family RNA-guided transposase, which produces MNFTKKDQTNQRIERITMKHAVVGIDIAKDAHAAQITDYRGRALTPRHLAFTNTQEGYERLLRWVKDVQAKKGLSYVVVGLEPTGHYWFNLAHWLREQGVKVVLVNPVTTHRNKENRDNSPSKNDPKDALVIADVVSRGYYTEYNPQADTFEQMKAMVSQREFWVKQSVTYKNRITRWIDLYFPEFSQVFPDWTRLRSLATLRIYPLPSDLVNISADQILDTWREQGMKRVGGVSGVAKATELLSVAQRSIGKANVPEEARLEIKCLLKAYDEAVAALDAIELHMETLLESLPLTEQLQSIHGLGSMTIATIIGCAGDLRLYAHGQQLLRRAGLNLAESTSGRHKGQIKLSKRGDATLRKHFFLAVLCLIRQHPDFKRFHEHNVKVKGMKKMVSVFKLIGKLARMIVGMIQRGESYRSDLHFQAVA